Proteins from a genomic interval of Papaver somniferum cultivar HN1 chromosome 4, ASM357369v1, whole genome shotgun sequence:
- the LOC113272531 gene encoding uncharacterized protein LOC113272531, whose amino-acid sequence MTKTFLKNIIKDDIRVSTKQKSAADIQDLFFREYQVDLSYHQAYHGLKYCKEYIWGDDIKLYSDFLWYEEAVKHYNPGNVINFQFNAQTDSLRDAMFLTGKFMGGLMVACGENGNQEIFPVAFGIVCSENSDNWRWLLESLKGIVDVDRPLTIIYDRGTGLLNTVPEIFPNSFHSYCSYHMKGNIPVSKGRSRQTDIKLFEQCYSVVTKEQFLKAVSSMVNMKLFSVIEWMKKIPLKNWAAHEFLGRYGELTSNVVESFNSFLRHEKQLKVIELIECIRARTMETMWKRKLASSKWTAILTPKMQARLDKRITDCRRYKVRRDSEKVFEIITNTGKHTVDLDSRTCTCQWWKKHSSPCSHSVKAMVQIGEEEVYNHITSYYIVEYYKGMYAKPIYPIPDEDKPDEISLTKYVIPPPVGPHVGRPNSVRKHSYREKFRKKRNCGHCGMLVYHNRRTCRSAPLAPSPPIFKDQPRIGRFYRMMFL is encoded by the exons ATGACGAAGACTTTTCTTAAGAACATTATAAAAGACGATATTAGAGTTTCAACTAAGCAGAAATCAGCTGCTGACATTCAAGATTTGTTTTTCAGAGAGTATCAAGTTGACCTCAGCTACCATCAAGCATACCATGGACTGAAATATTGCAAAGAATATATTTGGGGAGATGATATCAAGTTGTATTCTGACTTCTTGTGGTATGAAGAAGCTGTGAAGCATTATAATCCTGGAAACGTTATCAACTTTCAGTTTAATGCTCAAACCGACAGTTTGAGAG ATGCTATGTTTCTTACTGGAAAGTTCATGGGTGGTCTTATGGTAGCTTGTGGGGAAAATGGCAACCAAG AGATATTTCCAGTTGCCTTTGGGATTGTTTGTAGTGAAAATAGTGATAATTGGCGCTGGTTACTGGAAAGTTTGAAGGGAATTGTCGATGTTGATCGTCCGTTGACCATCATATATGATCGTGGAACTGGACTTTTGAACACTGTTCCTGAAATCTTTCCGAATTCTTTTCACTCATATTGCTCGTACCATATGAAAGGAAATATTCCAGTTAGCAAAGGCAGGAGTAGACAAACTGATATTAAGTTGTTTGAGCAATGCTACAGTGTTGTCACCAAGGAGCAATTTTTGAAGGCAGTATCAAGCATGGTAAATATGAAGTTGTTCTCTGTTATTGAGTGGATGAAGAAGATCCCACTGAAGAACTGGGCTGCTCATGAGTTTCTTGGAAGGTATGGAGAACTTACATCCAATGTAGTTGAAAGCTTTAATAGTTTTCTTAGGCACGAAAAGCAACTGAAAGTCATCGAGTTGATTGAATGTATTCGTGCTCGGACAATGGAGACAATGTGGAAGAGGAAGCTTGCATCTAGCAAGTGGACTGCAATACTTACCCCTAAGATGCAAGCAAGGTTAGACAAGAGGATAACTGACTGTCGTAGATACAAGGTGCGTCGAGACAGTGAAAAAGTATTTGAGATCATAACTAATACCGGGAAGCATACTGTCGACTTGGACTCCCGGACCTGCACTTGTCAGTGGTGGAAAAAACACAGCTCCCCTTGCAGTCATTCCGTGAAAGCTATGGTGCAGATTGGTGAGGAAGAGGTATACAACCACATCACATCTTACTACATTGTCGAATACTACAAAGGTATGTATGCAAAACCTATTTATCCCATTCCTGACGAAGACAAGCCGGATGAGATTTCTCTTACTAAATATGTCATTCCTCCCCCTGTTGGACCACACGTTGGAAGACCAAACTCGGTTCGTAAACACAGTTACCGTGAGAAATTCCGCAAGAAGAGAAATTGTGGCCATTGTGGAATGCTTGTATACCATAATCGTAGAACATGTCGGAGTGCTCCATTGGCCCCTAGCCCACCAATTTTCAAGGATCAGCCAAGGATTGGAAGGTTTTACAGAATGATGTTCCTATGA